A region from the Actinomycetota bacterium genome encodes:
- a CDS encoding ribosome maturation factor RimP, whose amino-acid sequence MNKAAKIEDIEQTLSQVIPEVDVVDVEVAGGRGNPILRVFIDHPEGVNHELCMQVTALLDSYLQDHTVEVSSPGLEKRLRKPEHFRAAAGQKINVKTFGPVEGERNFTGFLISIDERELILEMDQGKRMNIPVEAVAVARTVFEFGGQKKPQRKKPQKKKRRKRD is encoded by the coding sequence GTGAATAAAGCAGCCAAAATAGAAGATATCGAGCAGACTTTATCGCAGGTTATACCTGAGGTTGATGTCGTTGATGTCGAGGTTGCAGGGGGCCGTGGAAACCCGATTTTGAGGGTTTTTATCGACCATCCCGAAGGAGTCAATCACGAGCTTTGCATGCAGGTGACGGCCCTCTTGGACAGCTACCTGCAGGACCATACGGTCGAGGTATCCTCACCGGGTCTCGAAAAACGGCTGCGCAAGCCCGAACATTTTCGGGCGGCGGCCGGACAGAAGATCAATGTTAAGACATTTGGCCCGGTGGAAGGAGAGCGAAACTTCACCGGTTTTTTAATCTCGATAGACGAGCGGGAGCTGATCCTGGAAATGGATCAGGGCAAGCGGATGAACATCCCGGTCGAAGCGGTGGCAGTGGCCCGCACCGTGTTTGAGTTCGGCGGTCAGAAGAAGCCGCAAAGAAAGAAGCCGCAGAAAAAGAAGCGGCGCAAGCGCGACTGA
- a CDS encoding rhomboid family intramembrane serine protease, with amino-acid sequence MLPFKDNIPTERFPIVTVIIIAINAAVFFYELSLGAAGKLDDFFTQYGMTPYEITHGVSTVPRSIPVYLTLITAMFLHGGWLHIGGNMLYLWIFGNNVEDTMGRFRFIFFYLACGVLAGLAQIAVDPSSIVVNIGASGAIAGILGAYLVLFPRAKVTTLIFLVVFITVVQLPAVAVLIFWFLLQLFSGVIGMSASGDNVAYFAHIGGFLAGLLTIKLFTLGKHKVHIKRGYM; translated from the coding sequence ATGCTGCCGTTCAAGGACAACATCCCAACCGAGCGCTTCCCCATCGTGACGGTGATAATCATCGCCATCAACGCCGCCGTGTTCTTTTACGAACTCAGCCTGGGCGCAGCCGGTAAACTCGATGACTTCTTCACGCAGTACGGCATGACCCCTTACGAGATAACCCATGGGGTCTCGACCGTGCCGCGAAGCATTCCCGTTTATCTGACCCTGATCACGGCGATGTTCCTGCACGGAGGCTGGCTGCATATCGGCGGCAACATGCTCTATCTCTGGATCTTCGGGAACAACGTCGAGGACACCATGGGCCGCTTCCGCTTCATCTTCTTCTACCTCGCATGCGGCGTGCTGGCCGGCCTGGCCCAGATCGCCGTCGATCCTTCCTCGATTGTCGTCAACATCGGCGCCAGCGGCGCCATCGCCGGGATCCTGGGAGCTTATCTGGTCCTTTTCCCGAGGGCGAAGGTCACGACGCTTATCTTCCTGGTCGTGTTTATCACCGTGGTGCAGCTGCCGGCGGTGGCGGTGCTTATCTTCTGGTTCCTGTTGCAGCTGTTCTCGGGGGTCATCGGCATGAGCGCGAGCGGCGACAATGTAGCCTATTTCGCTCACATCGGCGGCTTTCTCGCCGGGCTCCTGACCATCAAATTGTTTACCCTTGGCAAGCATAAGGTTCACATTAAGAGAGGCTACATGTAG